In Silene latifolia isolate original U9 population chromosome X, ASM4854445v1, whole genome shotgun sequence, the following proteins share a genomic window:
- the LOC141617277 gene encoding uncharacterized protein LOC141617277, translating into MDEAGLHRKLQLHELEEIRNEAYENASIYKARTRAWHDNMISRRVFQMGEKVLLFQNRLRLFSGKLRSRWMGSYEVVKVFQHGAIEIKCLKTGKVLKVNGQRLKHYYEGVEAGEVETLHLIDPIYEA; encoded by the coding sequence ATGGATGAAGCGGGACTCCATAGGAAGCTTCAACTTCATGAATTAGAAGAGATTAGGAATGAGGCTTATGAGAATGCATCCATCTATAAAGCTAGGACAAGGGCATGGCACGACAATATGATTTCGAGAAGAGTTTTTCAAATGGGAGAGAAAGTCTTGCTTTTTCAAAATAGGCTTAGACTTTTCTCCGGGAAATTGAGGTCTCGATGGATGGGATCATATGAAGTGGTGAAAGTTTTTCAACATGGAGCAATAGAAATCAAGTGTTTGAAGACCGGGAAAGTCTTGAAAGTGAATGGACAACGACTTAAGCATTATTATGAAGGCGTTGAAGCGGGTGAAGTGGAAACACTACACCTTATTGATCCCATTTACGAGGCTTAA